ATGTGCCATGGATATTTTTCACACAAATGGAAAATATGTTACAAAAAGAAAAAAGGGAAGTAATTGATTTCAAATTAATTGTGCAAAGGTCTCCCTGATGGGTACCATCTGTCAAAACAAGCTGTACATTCAGCAAATCTAATTGTAATTAATTAAATGGCTAACAAATTACATACATCATAGTTAACACTGGGAGAAACTACCGCAGGAACTGTTATGAAACAAATTAGCTTTTAGAATTAAAGAAAATTACATCACATAACTAAATATTACACTCATTTCCGCCAGCCATATTTCTTAATGAATTCCGTAATTAATTTAATTCACACATTGTGCATAATTTGGAGCTGAAAATGTCAGTGGGTCAGACTTAACCACCATTCTTGCTGGCTGTCGGTTCCAACGAGAGACATATTAGCAAAACATGACCTCTTATGTAAATGACAGAGACCGAATGTTGTCATTTTAATTCCAAGGTCTGATTAGCATGTCCTAAAGATATCCTACAACTACATGTTGTCCATTTTACACATGCCCGTGTCAAATTAAGAGCTTCAATTGTCAGTCATGTTTTTTTCATAATCCCTCTCAATTTCAAAAGAAAATGGCTACCGGTAAACAAGGACAATATACAGCATATTGAGAATTCAGTACCTATCCCTAAAACACAACATATGATGTAGATTTATTCACCTTAAACCAAAAAGCTGATCTATCCATTCAATAAGCGCTGCATGTTTGTGGGTGCCACAATAGATAAATGATAATGAATACATGAATAACTTGTCCAATGAATAGGATATATAAACTGACACATGCATTGTGAGGCTTCAGGGCTTTCCTGAGGCCAATCATTTAGCCAAGCCACTAATGAAAGCCCATGTACTGTGGCTAAGGGCAGCCACcaggagagacaacacaacatccaccccgcctgcctgcctcccgctctcgctctctctaagtGTTGGGGGGCACTTAATGGTCTGGATGGAGCCAACAGGGCTCCCAAGAGATGACTGCTGATGAAGTGAAAACCTGTTGTGTCCTCTCTTAATCACTGGCTAATGGCTATTGCAACACAGCTTTTATGACgctcgtgtgtgtgtttatgtgtgtatgtgtgtgtgtgtgtgtgtgtgtgtgtgtgtgtgtgtgtgtgtgtgtgagtgagtgggtgagtgagtgagtcactgAGTTACTTAAATTGTGAATGTACGCATTGCAGACACCAAAGTAAGCGACACACCTGTACTGGTTACACCGGTTATGCTTGATTTACCCTATTATCACCATATTGACACGTCACACTTTGCTATAATTTCAAAGTTAAAAAAACGGATGTGCAAAGGTCCATTACTGACCCCAAAAAACTGTCGggggaaagaaaaaaagaaaaaaaaatctgtttttgttcAGGCCTACACTCACTGTGCGACGCATCATGCCTTATTTTGTTTACATTAGACAGGCCACATCCACTTTCACGCCACCTTCGACGTACCCTAAAACGGTTTGCATAAAATGAAGCTGTCTATCCAGTCACTGTGTGTGCTCTCAACGTTGAAATATGTCGTTGATGGGCGCTACCTCCACGACAGAACAAGGCGCAAATGTGTCAAAGAACTCAAATGGATGTTGTGGTTTTGCATTCTCCTCAAGGGAATATGATATTTTCCTTTCTCATTCAAAGACATTAGGTGAGGGCAAGTAAGTGAACAACAAATTGCAAGATAATTGCCTGTGTACTTCCATAATAGTGGGCAGCGCATGATACACATTGTACCGTTCAGGGAAGTAAATGGGCAACGCGGAGGTAAGTTTTATTGATACATTGTTGCGTTTCGCTACAAAATTCACAATAGTTCAACAAACCGTTGTTTGGCCAAAACCGCGTGGAATGCCACGCAGGCAATAGCCTACTAAAACTACCCCAAAGTAAAGAGAAGTTGAACGGGGAGGGGGAGAAGTATGACTCGTGCATGCATTAATAAGATACTGTGACCTAGTATATCCAGACGTACTAAAAATGAAGACTGTAAGGAAATACTTTAGGGGTAGTGGGAGGGCACTTGCATTTGTTTTCATTGCATCTGTCATTTGGCTACTGTTTGATATGGTAGCACTTCGCCTGTCAATGAATGATGTTAACAGCCAACTTCTGAAAGAAAGCGTAGTGAAGGAAAGGCTGACTGTCACACCGCAGGCCACGGAGCGTACACAGTTAGACTTAGACCTGGACGAGGCAGGTACTAAAGGTCCACTCCAGAATGAAAAGAAAGTCCATGAAGTGGGCAGAAAGCGAGGACCTGCTGCCAAAAAGGACCCGCAGTTGAAGGACAAAGTCAATTCACATGAGCAACAAGGGGGGAATGCCCAACCAAAGTCAGAACAAGGAAATTATGTCATTTTTAAGCCTAACCAAATCGAAACAGTGAATCATGTCACAGGACAGTTGAGTGTGCCTTTGAATACGAAAACGCCCGTCAAAGATCCTTTGCCTGTCAAAGACCTGTCAAAAAAGGCAATGGACTTGATGCTAAATGTGGTGAAGTCCGAGGATAAGAATGTAGCGGTGCTTTCGAACTTCACCAAAGTGCCACCTGGTGTTCAAGAAGGAAAACATGTGGAAACATTGACCTCAAAAAAGACAGAGAAAGCAGAGAAAAATATAGGCCTAATGCAAAAAGCCAAAGCAAAAATGGACCAAAAGAAGAATGAGAGAGTCCGAGATCCACTGGAGCCTGGCATACAAGAAAGTTTTATAAAATACAAAGTTGCCGTGGACCACACAGTTAAATCTGTCAAAAAGGATGTACTGAAAGGAAAGGAGGTGGTCGTCAATATTAAGGACAAACGGATCAATGCCGTTGATAAAGGTAAGCCGTATGTCTTAAAGGAGACCGTACTTCCTAGAGCAAAGTTTAAACGTCAACCAGGAGTTCCCACAAACTCCACAGACGTTCGAAACACAGGCGTTCACAAAGTGCTGGCATTAGACATGACCGAAGCCCCCAGAGATGCCGACGCAATTGGGCAATTTGGGAAAGCAGCCATGGTGCCCAGTGACAAAGAGCAGGAGGTGAGGAACCGGTGGAATGAAGGCCATTTCAACGTGTACCTGAGTGACCAGATCCCTGTGGACCGAGCCATCCCAGACACCAGACCGCATACGTGAGTCACACTCTGGCCTTGACCACATCATGCATACTCACGTATTCCCACACTTGTATTCCTCATACAGACACCCATATAGTGATATAGTACAGTTAGCATTAGGTAACCTCTCTTgttactgtgttgtgttgttctcCAGGTGTTCTGAGAGTGTGGTCCATGATGACTTGCCCACCACCAGTGTGATCTTCTGCTTTGTGGATGAGGTATGGTCCACTTTGCTCCGGTCCGTCCACAGTGTCCTCAATCGCTCTCCACCACACCTTCTCAAAGAGATCATCCTGGTGGATGACTTTAGTTCCAAAGGTAAGAGGGAGGAGGAGCTTTCCTGGTAAACAGTAGAGGATGGGTTCAGAGTTTTTCCCTGCCGTCTGTTGTGTCCAGGGAAATTCTGGGCCCAACTGAAGACAATTTCATGACTCTAGGACCAAGAAAATGTGTTCAACCTAGCTACTGaagttttgtaaatgtatattctTAATTGTAGAATATGGCATTTTTTTTGCAATATACTGTAAAGTTACAGATTTGGAGATCTTCAGACAGCAACGATAGCTTTATAAatagggcctggagtttttctTGGGCAGGTCACATAGTCAGACTGAACTCGGTGCCCTAACCACACTCGCTCTCATCTACTCTTTCAGAATATCTCAAGAACCACCTGGATGTGTACATGTCCCAGTTTCCCAAAGTGCGGATCGTACGTCTGAAGGAGAGGCAGGGCCTGATCCGAGCTAGGCTGGCAGGAGCCGCCATTGCCAAAGGTAACCAACCACATCCTGCTATATCGTATGACCACTCTCGCTTACATTGTATGCTGTTTAAACTAAATATTCAATGCAAAGAAATCTCAGTCTTGTCCTCCCGTACATGAGGCAGTCAAGGGTTTGTTTGTCTTCAGTGGTTTGTTTGCATTTCCCTTCAGGTGATGTTTTGACTTTTCTTGACTCGCATATTGAATGCAACGTGGGCTGGTTGGAACCTCTGCTGGAGAGAGTGTACATAGACAGGAGGAAAGTGGCCTGCCCAGTCATTGACGTCATCAGTGACAAGGACATGAGGTAATGTATCATTACCATAATACTAAATgcttgtgtctcaaatggcacattTCCTGTATACTgtccatttggaaagtattcagacccatttgactttatatagacaggtgtgtgtgcctttccaaatcatgtccaatcaattgaatataccacaggtggacttcaatcaagttgtagaaacatctcaaggatgatcaatggaaacgagatacacctgagctcattttTGAGTCTCTCAgaaacgggtctgaatacttacactaccggtcaaaagtgctagaacacccactcattcaagggtttttattaaatttgtattattttctcaattgtagaataatagtgaagacatcaaaactatgaaataacacagggaatcatgtagtaacccagaaggtgttaaacaaatcaaaatatattttatatagccaccctttggcttgaGAAGTGTTATTTCAAacttttgatttcttcactattaatctaca
The genomic region above belongs to Oncorhynchus mykiss isolate Arlee chromosome 3, USDA_OmykA_1.1, whole genome shotgun sequence and contains:
- the LOC110520048 gene encoding polypeptide N-acetylgalactosaminyltransferase 5 isoform X2; the protein is MKTVRKYFRGSGRALAFVFIASVIWLLFDMVALRLSMNDVNSQLLKESVVKERLTVTPQATERTQLDLDLDEAGTKGPLQNEKKVHEVGRKRGPAAKKDPQLKDKVNSHEQQGGNAQPKSEQGNYVIFKPNQIETVNHVTGQLSVPLNTKTPVKDPLPVKDLSKKAMDLMLNVVKSEDKNVAVLSNFTKVPPGVQEGKHVETLTSKKTEKAEKNIGLMQKAKAKMDQKKNERVRDPLEPGIQESFIKYKVAVDHTVKSVKKDVLKGKEVVVNIKDKRINAVDKGVHKVLALDMTEAPRDADAIGQFGKAAMVPSDKEQEVRNRWNEGHFNVYLSDQIPVDRAIPDTRPHTCSESVVHDDLPTTSVIFCFVDEVWSTLLRSVHSVLNRSPPHLLKEIILVDDFSSKEYLKNHLDVYMSQFPKVRIVRLKERQGLIRARLAGAAIAKGDVLTFLDSHIECNVGWLEPLLERVYIDRRKVACPVIDVISDKDMSYALVDNFQRGVFKWPLVFWWRRLSEDVIKKNHMKASDPIRCPIMAGGLFSIDKKYFYELGSYDPGLDVWGGENMEISFKIWMCGGEIEIIPCSRVGHIFRGANPYKFPKDRQKTVERNLARVAEVWLDEYKDLFYGHGYYHLLDRSVIDIGNLTDQIELRKKLKCKSFKWYLDNVYPDMAAPLVKAEGLVFNRGVRKCLALQKGSLAFEICDLSKLNQHFNYTWMRHVRQKDVCLTAQDKGSSLAMQPCDNTKPQLRWLHKASNSALVEHLVMELASQRLCLEAGALGDRMQLKRCEPTSPYQKWQFTHYRAE
- the LOC110520048 gene encoding polypeptide N-acetylgalactosaminyltransferase 5 isoform X1: MKTVRKYFRGSGRALAFVFIASVIWLLFDMVALRLSMNDVNSQLLKESVVKERLTVTPQATERTQLDLDLDEAGTKGPLQNEKKVHEVGRKRGPAAKKDPQLKDKVNSHEQQGGNAQPKSEQGNYVIFKPNQIETVNHVTGQLSVPLNTKTPVKDPLPVKDLSKKAMDLMLNVVKSEDKNVAVLSNFTKVPPGVQEGKHVETLTSKKTEKAEKNIGLMQKAKAKMDQKKNERVRDPLEPGIQESFIKYKVAVDHTVKSVKKDVLKGKEVVVNIKDKRINAVDKGKPYVLKETVLPRAKFKRQPGVPTNSTDVRNTGVHKVLALDMTEAPRDADAIGQFGKAAMVPSDKEQEVRNRWNEGHFNVYLSDQIPVDRAIPDTRPHTCSESVVHDDLPTTSVIFCFVDEVWSTLLRSVHSVLNRSPPHLLKEIILVDDFSSKEYLKNHLDVYMSQFPKVRIVRLKERQGLIRARLAGAAIAKGDVLTFLDSHIECNVGWLEPLLERVYIDRRKVACPVIDVISDKDMSYALVDNFQRGVFKWPLVFWWRRLSEDVIKKNHMKASDPIRCPIMAGGLFSIDKKYFYELGSYDPGLDVWGGENMEISFKIWMCGGEIEIIPCSRVGHIFRGANPYKFPKDRQKTVERNLARVAEVWLDEYKDLFYGHGYYHLLDRSVIDIGNLTDQIELRKKLKCKSFKWYLDNVYPDMAAPLVKAEGLVFNRGVRKCLALQKGSLAFEICDLSKLNQHFNYTWMRHVRQKDVCLTAQDKGSSLAMQPCDNTKPQLRWLHKASNSALVEHLVMELASQRLCLEAGALGDRMQLKRCEPTSPYQKWQFTHYRAE